The Oncorhynchus gorbuscha isolate QuinsamMale2020 ecotype Even-year unplaced genomic scaffold, OgorEven_v1.0 Un_scaffold_1126, whole genome shotgun sequence genomic interval AGGCCAATGACAGCGGGGTGTACCACTGTGCTGCCTTGTTTAGAGACGTGGTATGCAGCGGGGCACAGGAGATAGGGCAGGGCACCACGCTGGTGGTGAGAGGTAAGAGCATAGAATGAAATAGAACATGTGTCATTTGAAATGATTACTCATCATTTAATATATCTCTATGGGTAAGAGTGTTTGGGGTAGCAAGGGGGACTTTTCAGTTCTACTCAAGTTTTGCCTTTACAACCATATGAAAACCAAGTGCCAGTTCTCCTGTGTGCTTTCAGAGAGGGGCGTGCAGATGGCCTGGCAAGTTTTGCTGTTTGTCCTGTTAGCCTTGTACAGTCTGGCAATACTGATTCTGATCATTCGTAAGAAGGTAAGCTATTGTATTACTCTAGATACATGCATATAATGATCATTATGAATTGGTTGTTGTTTGAGATGTAACAGAGCACAAAATATATTGACCAATCATGCAACCATCATAATCATCTAGTCTACATTGGATTCTAACCTGCTCATTCTACACTAGACTGGGAAAGACATTGCCGTTTGCAGAGGCACACAGAAGAGTGACATCCAGGTGCAGTCTTCTCTTTTGTACTGCCTCACTGAAGTTGTTCATTATGTCTTAAAGAATACTTGATACCACCACAATGTGCAATGTGTTCTCAATATTTAGTTTCACCATGTTGTGGAAAGCCCAATGTCTTAAACAAGGAACAGCTCTATTTCCAAGCCCTTGCTATCATTGTTTTGTAAGAAGGGGTATTCCTCTTCCGTAAATTCCTAGTAAAATCCTCAGTCTCACAATGTTGAGACTAATGTATCTTTACATTGCAGAAAGACAAGGAAATACAACACTTTTTAGTTGTTATTTGCCACTGTGATGTAACCAATTTGTTTGCTGTTCATTCTCTTACAGAAGAATAAAGTTCGAGTACAGTTTGGTGCTGTTGTGCAAGAGCTGTACGGTAAGAGGAACTTACGAAGTAACAAGAAAAACCCCAACCACAGTGGCCCTGCTCAAAACAAGGTACGAGATGGTCACATTGCATTTTCCTAATATGGCTTATTGGCTTTCCTAATAAGTATGAGAGGCTAGGAAAGTGCTTCGATTTGATGTTATGTTTATGTTATGACTCAGTTATAACAACCTGTTTTCAATTGACTAAATAATCACACCTTTGTCTTAAGCAAACTCTTCTCTTATCAACACATCTAATCTACACCATGTTGACTCTACAGCTGATAAACTCAACTGAATCGTCTTGCAGGTTGAAAGCCCCCACTCCAACCATCCAGAGGACATTTACCAAAACCAGTGACTCAACAAAAAGGAGAATCATTAATGACAGCTACTTCCCTACACAGACTGATCTTCAGGCGGGAGACTATAAACGAAGGACACTGCTGACCTGCAAAACGACTAACCGAAATCTAAAACTGACCCTTAGCTTAACCAAAGAGAGTAACCAGACAAAAACAATCTCGATTTATTGATAAACTTCAAATTAATTAGAAAGAAAAACAGAAGTCCCTCTACTGAATCTGAAGTTCACCTATTTGAATATCCAATTGGTTTTGTCCATGTTTCATTTTGAAAAGTCAACGTAAATAACACGTGCAAGTTATTTGAATGAAGGCGTATTGTTTTTAAATGGGATCAGTGTAAAAGGACACGTAGGAAACATTCCACAACAAATGAATGCAAATCATTTGAATGAAAAGTAATAGCATATTTGTTTGGTATTAACTATTTAGACAAAGGCACAATATCACAATGGTTCAGGTCCCATGATAACAGTATGTAGTATACACAATGTCAAAGAAAATATCTGTTTTTACATTCAATTTGTTTGGAGAACAAAGTCTGAAAACTAATAAACTATGTGAAAGTAATCTGATGCTACAATATCCCTCAAACTTGGTTAAGTCATACAGTTTCCACAGTAACTAACATAATATTATTGCATAGAGTAATAGCAGACTCAGGCACTGTGCTCCTGCTACCAGAGTTAAGGTCAGTACCATTCCCTTCATCACCACCAGACAAGTTCACCGACAAACATAACAAACACATACAGATGGAGTGTTTTCTTCTGCAGTACCCTCCGGCCATTACACCCCCATGTTCCCTTTAGGAGTGCTGCAGCAACCTATCAAGTCTTAAAAGACAGCATAGACAGTGACTCATAAACAGCATAAATTGAGTGACTCAGCCGTCGATATACATGGTGTCCACGGTGTGACTGTTGCGTATTGAGAAGGGCTTCCAGGCGAAGACTTGCAGGGCGGCGATACACATGGGCACCACACACACCAGGTAGAACATGGTGGTGTGGAGGGCCTCCAAGTCACTGCAGGGGAGGAGTAGGACATTATTCAGACAGTACAGGACCTGTTACAAGATATAGAGGAGCTACTGGAAATGTGTAGTCATGTATTCaaccagtgtgtctgtgtatcaaGACAATTCATAAAAATTACATCTAATAATGCTATGATAGAGATACATTAAAGTAACGTTTAATTAACTACCATGTCGTAGAATAAATGCAGTTGCTTTCCATGGGTTCACTGACACAATTAATGTAACATGTCAATGCAGCTATTTCACCACTAGGCGGTGTAAGCAGTCATCTCAGTAAGCGTAACATTAGGAGTTCAAGCTTTAACCACAGCAAGTTGTCAAACATTACATTTATGGATAACAATGTGTGATATCGGCACCTGAAATGAATCAAATGCTGCTTTAATTCAGCCGGTGACTCGCTGGCAGTGAACCAATCCTAGATCATTCCCACTcctacagctccaaaatacacCAGGCCGTAACAGTAAGACTGGTTTGGTCAGGCTAAAGTTAATTTGCATGCTGGCAGAGCAAACATGGATTCAAGCTAATAATGCAAAACACAGAAAAGGATCTTAAATGGTCGTCCTTGATAGTCTAAAGTGCCTTCCTCGCCTCACTTATCTGAAGACAGATCAGATACAAGCAAAATGGATGACTACAGGGAATTCACTTTCACCTGTTCAGTACTCACCACAATAATACAATTAGCAAAAAGGAGATAATAAGTGGACATTTAAGACTATTGAGACGCAGCCCTTACCTGGGGTTTGCATCCCTCCCAGCAGCCCTTACCTGGGGTTTGCATCTCTCCCAGCAGCCCTTACCAGGGGTTTGCATTCCTCCCAGCAGCCCTTACCTGGGGTTTGCATCCCTCCCAGCAGCCCTTACCTGGGGTTTGCATCCCTCCCAGCAGCCCTTACCTGGGGTTTGCATCCCTCCCAGCAGCCCTTACCTGGGGTTTGCATCCCTCCCAGCAGCCCTTACCTGGGGTTTGCATCCCTCCCAGCAGCCCTTACCTGGGGTTTGCATCCCTCCCAGCAGCCCTTACCAGGGGTTTGCATCCCTCCCAGCAGCCCTTACCAGGGGTTTGCATCCCTCCCAGCAGTCCTTACCTGGGGTTTGCATCCCTCCCAGCAGCCCTTACCTGGGGTTTGCATCCATCCCAGCAGCCCTTACCTGGGGTTTGCATCCCTCCCAGCAGCCCTTACCTGGGGTTTGCATCCCTCCCAGCAGCCCTTACCTGGGGTTTGCATCCATCCCAGCAGCCCTTACCTGGGGTTTGCATCCCTCCCAGCAGCCCTTACCAGGGGTTTGCATCCATCCCAGCAGCCCTTACCTGGGGTTTGCATCCCTCCCAGCAGCCCTTACCAGGGGTTTGCATCCCTCCCAGCAGCCCCTGGGGTTTGCATCCCTCCCAGCAGCCCTTACCTGGGGTTTGCATCCCTCCCAGCAGCCCTTACCTGGGGTTTGCATCCCTCCCAGCAGCCCTTACCTGGGGTTTGCATCCCTCCCAGCAGCCCTTACCTGGGGTTTGCATCCCTCCCAGCAGCCCTTACCTGGGGTTTGCATCCCTCCCAGCAGCCCTTACCTGGGGTTTGCATCCCTCCCAGCAGCCCTTACCTGGGGTTTGCATCCCTCCCAGCAGCCCTTACCTGGGGTTTGCATCCCTCCCAGCGTCCTTCAGGTTCTCATAGCCAAACTGGTTTAGGAGGGAGACCACCAGCATAGGAGCCAGAGACTGGGCTGGTTTAGTGAACAGAGCATTGGTCCCAAACAccatggaggagaggggggagctgtagaggacagagggaaaggaCACAACAAGGCTTTAAAACTTGATCCACTTACTTTGATGTCATAAGGATATAACAATGACAATAATAATCATGGATTGGAATGACTGGATTTATATTTTCCATCAAGGGCTCAAAGCGCTTTTAGCTCTACCCTTGCTAGTGTTTATCTCCGTCACTGTGTTTACATTCCTGTCCGTGTACTGTACGTGACTTACAGAGATGCACATTGATTGTAACCTTTTTGTAAGAACATACAGCCTCTGTTACTTTTGTAATGTTAGGTAGGTGCCCTTCCAAGGGAGGCTGTTAGGTACTGTAGCACTGCCAATGAAGCTCAGTGTTAGCCTACAGAACACACCTGAGAGAGTAGTGTTCTATTTCTGTCTATCTGTAATGGATGGCTGGGCGGGTGGAGGTCACTGTGTGCTGATGTGGCACTATAATAACTGTGCTGTCACACAGCAGACCTGGGTTTACCTGCGCTTGTGTCTCTGAAGGTCTGAGTCGATAATGTCAGCCAGAGGCAGGTTAAACAGACTGAAGGCTGCCTGGACAAGGACCCTTAATGGCGACAAAGAGAAtatagatttatttattttacaattaaATAGTGTTTGTATGATAAAGCAAACAGTTGTAAAATGGCACTGTTGTATATCCAACTCATGGAGCAAATCATGTTACTGAATTACATAACTGACATTGATATATGTGGAAATGTACTGTCATTAATGCCAGTGGCTACAATAACATATAAATAGATGATATAATAACATTACAATGACAATACCATAACATAACTTCTTACATGTTAGCGGTCAGGAAGAATGCCAGGATGTAGTAGTGATGTGGCCCCAGCACCAGCATGACGGCAGCCATGCCAGCCTCCACGTAGAAGGTGAGCAGGATGATCTTGTAGTAGCCTAGGCTGTGGAGCAGGCTCTGACTGCTCAGCACAACCAACTGAGAGAGACGCACCACAGAGAGatgacaataacatacagtatgtaacacTTGGAATAAATCAATGAGGCAATGCTATAAAATAGGTGGTCTAGTGTGTGGTTCAGCACTTGGCAACGCACTCAATGTAATACATTGGTGATGCTGAGTGAGGTCAGTGACTCCCTCCACTCAGTACAAAGTGTTTTGAGCTGTGGTATGTTACCTGAGGACAGATGAAGCCTGCTCCATACATGAAGCTCTTGGCCAGTGACGGAAGCACATTGGGGGGTATCAGATGCTCGGCGAAGATCATAGTGAAGTTATTACAGAATGCCACCATGAAGACCTGGAAAAAGTGCAAAGGATAGGAAATATAAATGTAATGGTCAGCTGTGGTACACACTCACATGTCCCCATTAACAGAACAAACCACATTCTGTGCCCCCATTCAGTGGCTGTACCCAAGTCTTTTTCTCTGACCTGAAAAAAGTTCATGAGCACAAAGAGCTGGAAGTCCCTATTGGTCAGGATCTGCAAGGTCATAGAGATCACCAAGGAGAAGGAAAGAGTTGATTGGCCAGAACCTTGGTAGTTTGACCTCGGTGCTGACCCTTTGGTGTCAAAGCGGCTCTCGCTGTGTAGGCCTGTGTAGATCATGCAGCCACAAGCCAGAACGGCCACCAGGACAGTGAAGCACTGGAAGGATGGGAAGTCATCCATGTTCTGGGAGAGGAGGCCGCAGAATAGAACACTGGAAGAACCTATAAGTGAtgccacctggggagaggagggggaagaggagactaACGTGAGAACACTTTACTGACTTCAGACAACAAAATAAATACCATATACAGgctaaaatgaaacatgtaaaaAAACACTACACAAAACACCTCCCTTTCCTACCTGGTTGTATTTGATGAGTCTCAGCCTGCTCTGGTGGTGGCCTGAAATCTCTGCAAAGAGGGCGCACTGCGCCAGCAACACAAACGTCAGCATCCCGTCGAACGCACACAACGCCACCATCAGGTGGACGCCGCTCATCCAGTCGCCGGGGGCGTACTCTCGCCATGGAAACCAGGCGAGCAGAAAGGCGATTGCGTAGAAGGGAGCACCATACAGGATGGAGAGACGACGTTGAGAGCAGCACGGTACGCGGGAGTTATCCTGCAGGTAGCCGAACAGAGGGTCGTTCACTGCATTCCACACCATGTACACCACCTGTCAGGATGAAGGGATGACATAATTATTGTATTGTTAGCATAGAAATGTGTATCTCAAAGttgcaaatattgcacaattgCCCAAATTACACATGTCAAAGGACTGTATATGCTGTCATGTGTTGTTCCTTCCACTTAATGAAGTGTGAGAAAGCTGCATGACCAATAATACCATTGTACATACATTCCTCACTACCATTGAGCATTGACTATCAAGCCAGTTATTCCCATTTTTAATTGACATACTATTACTGGGCAGTGCACAATGTTGGCCTATTATTACACAAGTGCACCATAGTCATATGGCCCGAAGGCTACAGTTGCTGTTTAACAAATAATAATGtggttcggttactggcccaacactctaaccactgggctacctgcctctcaTAACGTGTACAGTATCTGTTACTGTAGTACAGTACTCACTTGTGACTGATGGAAAGCTCCTTCTGATATCTTGTACTTGTTGAGGAACAGCTTGACATAGTAGAAGCTGAATATGCTGTTCATCATGCCTGCTCCCAGGGTGGTCATGGAGTAAGCCACGGCGGCGGGGTGAGCCCCCAGACTCGCCAGGTGCCCTAGGATGTTCAGGCCGCCGAAGGTGCGAACACCTGCGGCTGGTTTCTCCACGGTCATGCCTGGTGGTGGTTTCATTTCCCCAGGCTACTCACTTTGATCTAATTACCACAGACTTGCAAAATGAGTCGAGTGTCACTTGAGTGAAAGGTGAGTTTATAGAAACGGAGTTCATAGCTATTCATATTCCATGGCAAAAGTGCTGCAGTCGAGCGCAGAATTTCTACTATTTCAGCTTGGTCAGCAAACAGACTTTGCAAATACTAATTAAGATAACCTCACTGATGAATACACAATCACAACTATGTGttaatataaaataataacatTATGCTCCTCTCCTCGCTTGCAGCTATCAAACCCGTTTCTGTAAATGCGGAAATAGGCGGGGCAATAATCCATGTCACCGAACCATAACAAACAAACATTGGACAAAAAGGTGCTCTGGTCCCACCTACTTTCTAATTATTGGTCAATGAACTGTCATTAAAAAGTAGTGTTGCTTTTTACTTAGGGGCTGAGTTCGTTCTCCGGCTGCGCAGATTGCCACGTTGCTGCAGAGAGACACCGGACTACGACACCAGAGGATATTGTCTGGTCACTCCAGGCTGTTTATCACACCGGTGTTTTAGGATTCTGCCGGGTGGAGCGTGCACTCTATTGGAATACAATTGTCAGTGGAAATGCTGACCGATATGATAGTGGAGGAAGAGTTTGAGCTCAAGGATGAGGAGCCATGGTATGGCAAACAGGACCTTGAGCACGGTAAGAGACTTGTGTTGCGGGCGTTGAAGGGAGGGATAGCTTGGTTGCGTCCTAAACAGCCGCAACTGAGAGGGAACAATCACCAGCCTCCTATTGCAATACGACTCCACAATTCTACAGTCATCTGAGGTTACAGATTGGAAAATAATTACAATGTTATTTTAAATTGTCCTAGACAAAATCAGTGAATAGCCTCACGGTTATTGCACGTAGGCTGATTACATTTTCAGTGGTAGACATGCAATTGCCAACATTGCAACCGCAAGTCTCAaaggatacatttacatttacatttaagtcatttagcagacgctcttatccagagcgacttacaaattgaccaTTTTCATAGACCCACATCTATTCCATTttaaaaacactttaaaaaaatgAAAGTCTCAACAAAATTAGTGATTTGTATCGAACACATTATCTTGTTGTAAATGGTAACACTCGTGACACTCACACAGTCAGTAATAGTGGGGTCTATATAGAGAATTACTGAGAGCCTTCTTGTTGCCAGGATATCCTGAAGCTGTCATTTcccatgttttgtgtgtgtaggctacagtTTTTGCAGTTTGTTTGGGCACTATTTGCATGTATATGTGTACTGCATGATTATTGTGCACCTACCTGTATGTTGTTGATCATGACACTCATTACATTACGTGGCTggctgcaacctggtctcagagcattttgtattattctgtatgtaaatcaaTACACTCCGTTTCGTAtattatgtattaatttgtggatgttcatcacccattttgtatgatatgttctGAATTATAATTTGTAATG includes:
- the LOC124021476 gene encoding immunoglobulin superfamily member 6-like isoform X1, producing MIIPVSRFTPVIMENKENCLPGLSLHQPDDIIWRIGGQSASLPCNIVYDTNRNIDFLWFVFKQDAHHSVDLITQQHKYSLEKNSLNINSLQANDSGVYHCAALFRDVVCSGAQEIGQGTTLVVRERGVQMAWQVLLFVLLALYSLAILILIIRKKTGKDIAVCRGTQKSDIQKNKVRVQFGAVVQELYGKRNLRSNKKNPNHSGPAQNKVESPHSNHPEDIYQNQ
- the LOC124021476 gene encoding immunoglobulin superfamily member 6-like isoform X2, which translates into the protein MENKENCLPGLSLHQPDDIIWRIGGQSASLPCNIVYDTNRNIDFLWFVFKQDAHHSVDLITQQHKYSLEKNSLNINSLQANDSGVYHCAALFRDVVCSGAQEIGQGTTLVVRERGVQMAWQVLLFVLLALYSLAILILIIRKKTGKDIAVCRGTQKSDIQKNKVRVQFGAVVQELYGKRNLRSNKKNPNHSGPAQNKVESPHSNHPEDIYQNQ
- the LOC124021475 gene encoding transmembrane protein 180-like gives rise to the protein MKPPPGMTVEKPAAGVRTFGGLNILGHLASLGAHPAAVAYSMTTLGAGMMNSIFSFYYVKLFLNKYKISEGAFHQSQVVYMVWNAVNDPLFGYLQDNSRVPCCSQRRLSILYGAPFYAIAFLLAWFPWREYAPGDWMSGVHLMVALCAFDGMLTFVLLAQCALFAEISGHHQSRLRLIKYNQVASLIGSSSVLFCGLLSQNMDDFPSFQCFTVLVAVLACGCMIYTGLHSESRFDTKGSAPRSNYQGSGQSTLSFSLVISMTLQILTNRDFQLFVLMNFFQVFMVAFCNNFTMIFAEHLIPPNVLPSLAKSFMYGAGFICPQLVVLSSQSLLHSLGYYKIILLTFYVEAGMAAVMLVLGPHHYYILAFFLTANMVLVQAAFSLFNLPLADIIDSDLQRHKRSSPLSSMVFGTNALFTKPAQSLAPMLVVSLLNQFGYENLKDAGRDANPSDLEALHTTMFYLVCVVPMCIAALQVFAWKPFSIRNSHTVDTMYIDG